A genomic stretch from Apodemus sylvaticus chromosome 12, mApoSyl1.1, whole genome shotgun sequence includes:
- the LOC127697612 gene encoding sphingolipid delta(4)-desaturase DES1-like, whose product MGSRVSREDFEWVYTEEPHAQRRREILAKYPEIKSLMKPDPNLIWIITMMFLVQLASFYLVKDLQWKWVIFWAFVFGSSINHSVTLAIHEISHNFPFGHHRAQWNRWFGIFANLPFGIPYSISYKMYHIDHHRYLGAAGIDVDAPSDFEAWFFCTTFRKLIWVVFQPLFLFLRPYFINPKPITYLETINIVSQVTFNIIVYYVFGIKSLIYMLAASLLGLGLNPISGHLIADHYMFFKGQDTNSYYGPFNFFMFNGGYHNEHHDFPNIPGSRLPQVRKIAAEYYDELPHHNSWVKALYDFVMDDTMSPYLRIKRPQKGNEILNK is encoded by the exons CAAAGTATCCAGAGATAAAATCCTTGATGAAACCTGACCCTAACCTGATATGGATCATAACCATGATGTTTCTTGTCCAGTTGGCTTCGTTTTACTTAGTTAAAGACTTGCAGTGGAAATGGGTCATATTTTGGGCCTTTGTCTTTGGCAGCTCCATTAACCACTCAGTCACTCTGGCTATCCATGAGATTTCCCACAATTTCCCCTTTGGCCACCACAGGGCCCAGTGGAACCGCTGGTTTGGAATATTTGCTAATCTCCCTTTTGGGATTCCATATTCAATTTCCTATAAAATGTATCACATAGATCACCACCGATACCTTGGAGCTGCTGGTATTGATGTGGATGCTCCTTCTGACTTTGAGGCCTGGTTCTTCTGCACCACTTTCCGGAAGCTTATATGGGTTGTTTTTcaacctttgtttctttttcttcgaCCTTATTTCATCAATCCCAAACCAATTACTTACCTGGAAACCATCAATATTGTGTCCCAGGTCACTTTTAACATTATAGTTTACTATGTTTTTGGAATTAAATCTTTAATCTACATGTTGGCAGCCTCTCTACTTGGCTTGGGTTTGAACCCAATTTCTGGGCATTTAATAGCTGACCACTACATGTTCTTTAAGGGGCAAGACACAAACTCATATTATGGGCCTTTCAACTTTTTCATGTTCAACGGAGGCTATCACAATGAACATCATGACTTCCCCAATATTCCTGGAAGCCGTCTTCCACAG GTGAGGAAGATTGCAGCTGAGTACTACGATGAGCTACCACATCACAACTCCTGGGTGAAGGCACTGTATGACTTTGTGATGGATGACACAATGAGCCCCTACTTGAGGATAAAGAGGCCTCAGAAAGGGAACGAGATTCTAAATAAATAA